The stretch of DNA TGCATTTTGTGATGATATTAAGAGGAAGAAAGTGGTTGTTCTTGGCACAGGTTGGGCTGGCACTAGCTTTCTCAAGAGCTTGAAAGATCCGAACTACGATGTTCAGATCGTATCCCCGCGCAACTACTTCGCATTCACTCCTCTGCTACCCAGTGTCACCAATGGCACTGTCGAAGCACGAAGCATTGTCGAACCGATCCGTAACATCGTCCGAAAGGTGAGTATCCAGCTGCCGATTGTGGCTTAGAAAAGTTTTTATGAATCAGGTTTCTGCCTTCGTTAAATGTTTGGACACATTAAATGTCAGAAAGAAATCCATCATGTAGGGTGTACACAAGTTTATAGTAATATACACCtggctaatttttttttttaaagtaaatgcTTCATAACTTAAATCATTGGCTAATACattatataatttaaagaaGTAGGGGCATCCGTCCACCCCACTTGACCAGAGATAGAACCAGGTGACCCTGTTAGGATAGAAGCTAgacaatctcgaatagcacgaATTCGGATTTTTTTTAGTTTAGTTGATTTGGTTTTGCGATTTTCGATTAAAAACTTGTTGGTTCACAAATGGCAGAAAAAGTTTGATGTTCAATTCAAGGAAGCTGAATGCTACAAAATTGATACACAAAACAAGAAAGTCTACTGCCGATCAGGCCAAGAAAATAACTTAGGGGGGAGCGAAGAATTTGCAGTGGAatatgattatcttgtgatagcTATGGGTGCTCGAGCTAATACATTCAACACTCCCGGTGTTGTGGAACATGCACACTTTCTCAAGGTAACTTAAATTAAGCTTATCTTCATTTTTTAACATAAATTAGCAAGATTAAAGTATCTAAAGATTCGTTAATATATTCCACATTACAGTCAACAAAATATCAAATCTTGCTCAATAAACTGGTAATttattttctcttctttttgtAGGAAATAGAAGATGCCCAGAGAATTCGAAGATCGGTGATCGATTGTTTCGAGAGGGCAAGCCTTCCGACCATAAgtgaagaagaaaggaaaagGATACTACATTTTGTTGTCGTGGGAGGGGGCCCGACAGGGGTCGAGTTTGCAGCGGAGCTTCACGATTTCGTGATCGAGGATTTGGCCAAACTATATCCAACACTCAAGGATCATGTCAAAATAACACTTCTTGAAGCTGGAGATCACATTTTGAACATGTTAGCATGATTACAAATTATGTCACTCTACGTATCACAAGCTAACGACTCATCAGGTGTTGGagtaatttttctttctttcagtaaCTTCCTTGAATCTTTGTAGGTTTGACAAAAGAATAACAGCATTTGCCGAAGATAAGTTCCAGAGGGATGGTATCGATGTGAAAACCGGTTCAATGGTTACGACAGTAACCGAAACGGAAATATGTACCAAGGAGAGAGCAACTGGACAATCTGTGTCGATCCCTTATGGGATGGTTGTATGGTCAACTGGGATAGGAACGAGGCCGGTTATCATGGATTTTATGAAGCAAATCGGACAGGTTTGGTTCTTCTTTTAATCTTTGCTAGTTGTATTATACCTACCATGCAATTGTTTAAGACTTTTACCAAACCTCACCGTGTATATATGTCTTGGGAGGGGCAGAC from Primulina eburnea isolate SZY01 chromosome 6, ASM2296580v1, whole genome shotgun sequence encodes:
- the LOC140833972 gene encoding external alternative NAD(P)H-ubiquinone oxidoreductase B4, mitochondrial-like; protein product: MSGFGFYHRFSKAYYGNPHLSKLLLVFTVSGGGGLLAYSDSSPFRTNTAFCDDIKRKKVVVLGTGWAGTSFLKSLKDPNYDVQIVSPRNYFAFTPLLPSVTNGTVEARSIVEPIRNIVRKKKFDVQFKEAECYKIDTQNKKVYCRSGQENNLGGSEEFAVEYDYLVIAMGARANTFNTPGVVEHAHFLKEIEDAQRIRRSVIDCFERASLPTISEEERKRILHFVVVGGGPTGVEFAAELHDFVIEDLAKLYPTLKDHVKITLLEAGDHILNMFDKRITAFAEDKFQRDGIDVKTGSMVTTVTETEICTKERATGQSVSIPYGMVVWSTGIGTRPVIMDFMKQIGQTNRRVLATDEWLRVEACDSIYALGDCATINQRSVMEDISAIFSKADTTNTGSLKVEDFKEVINDICERYPQVGIYLKKKQLKNFVHLLKNSHGEAELDIEKFKSALSEVDSQMKNLPATAQVAAQQGAYLADCFNRMTLCEKYPEGPLRFRGTGRHRFHPFRYKHFGQFAPLGGEQTAAQLPGDWVSIGQSTQWLWYSVYASKLVSWRTRILVISDWGRRFIFGRDSSRI